The proteins below are encoded in one region of Planifilum fimeticola:
- a CDS encoding MFS transporter, translating to MNRSLLVYLVSFAAFLGPFTQSIYTPMLPEIQRHFHTSAFVVNLTISIFTLGLALMQPVYGPLADFLGRRKVLLTGILIYTGASVGAAMSPTIWWLIFFRALQAVGIAAGSVIATTVIGDLFQGKRLGRAMGTFQMLVTLGPVAGPVIGGIVGGWTGFYGVFWVLTVTGLLIGAANIFLLPETKPESETKKFHPADMFKVVTQRTGLAIALLGFIQYYALYNYLVFLPHLLSGSFGLSSSQKGLSFLPLSLCIVVGSFLGGRLQEKWDRRKFLVSAGSANVLATLLYVGCSSFSLPLILASTALFGLFLGLSLPVQTTLLATIFQENRATAMGGYNFARYLGMAAGPLLGALLFKLGSHAEFLFAAAAFAGVVGFSWRQFHREWKSRQAA from the coding sequence ATGAACCGAAGCCTGTTGGTCTATCTGGTATCCTTCGCCGCCTTTCTCGGCCCTTTCACCCAATCCATCTATACGCCGATGCTGCCCGAAATCCAAAGGCACTTCCACACGTCGGCCTTTGTCGTCAACCTCACCATCTCGATCTTCACCCTCGGGCTCGCCCTCATGCAGCCCGTCTACGGTCCCCTGGCGGATTTTTTGGGAAGACGGAAAGTGCTTCTCACGGGCATTTTGATCTATACGGGGGCTTCCGTCGGCGCCGCCATGTCTCCCACCATCTGGTGGCTCATTTTCTTCCGCGCCTTGCAGGCTGTGGGGATCGCCGCCGGTTCGGTGATCGCCACCACTGTCATCGGCGACCTTTTCCAGGGAAAACGGCTGGGACGGGCGATGGGCACCTTTCAAATGCTCGTCACCTTGGGGCCGGTGGCCGGTCCCGTCATCGGGGGCATCGTCGGCGGATGGACCGGCTTTTACGGGGTTTTCTGGGTCCTGACGGTCACCGGACTGCTGATCGGCGCCGCCAATATCTTCCTGTTGCCGGAAACCAAACCGGAAAGCGAAACCAAAAAATTTCATCCGGCGGACATGTTCAAGGTGGTGACCCAACGGACCGGATTGGCCATCGCGCTGCTCGGTTTTATCCAGTATTACGCCCTGTACAATTATCTCGTCTTCCTTCCCCATCTGCTGTCCGGATCCTTCGGCCTGTCTTCAAGTCAAAAGGGGTTGTCGTTCCTGCCCCTCTCCCTCTGCATCGTGGTCGGCAGTTTTCTGGGCGGACGCCTGCAGGAGAAATGGGACCGCCGCAAGTTCCTGGTCTCCGCCGGCTCCGCCAACGTGCTGGCAACGCTGCTCTACGTCGGCTGCTCCTCCTTCTCGCTGCCCTTGATCTTGGCGAGCACCGCCCTCTTCGGCCTTTTCCTCGGATTATCCCTCCCCGTACAAACCACTCTCCTCGCCACCATCTTTCAGGAGAACCGGGCGACGGCCATGGGCGGCTACAATTTCGCCCGCTATCTCGGAATGGCGGCGGGGCCGCTGCTCGGAGCACTGCTGTTCAAACTGGGAAGCCATGCCGAGTTTCTGTTC